In Trifolium pratense cultivar HEN17-A07 linkage group LG7, ARS_RC_1.1, whole genome shotgun sequence, a genomic segment contains:
- the LOC123895055 gene encoding protein LIGHT-DEPENDENT SHORT HYPOCOTYLS 7-like: MSNKGKDIVEGSSRSSTTSISTGGGDHKHHQQQVPLSRYESQKRRDWNTFGQYLRNQRPPVALSQCNSNHVLEFLRYLDQFGKTKVHLQGCLFFGQTEPPGPCTCPLKQAWGSLDALIGRLRAAYEENGGLPETNPFASGSIRIYLREVRDSQSKARGIPYKKKKKKRIAIKHNGDTSTLPMQ, encoded by the coding sequence ATGTCCAACAAAGGAAAAGACATAGTAGAAGGATCATCAAGATCTTCTACTACTTCAATTTCAACCGGTGGTGGCGATCATAAGCATCATCAGCAACAGGTTCCACTCAGTCGATACGAGTCACAAAAGAGAAGAGACTGGAACACTTTCGGACAATATTTAAGGAATCAAAGGCCGCCGGTAGCACTTTCTCAATGTAATTCAAACCATGTTCTTGAATTCCTAAGATACTTAGATCAATTTGGCAAGACAAAAGTGCACTTACAAGGTTGTTTGTTTTTCGGACAAACCGAACCGCCCGGTCCATGTACTTGTCCTCTAAAACAAGCTTGGGGAAGTCTTGATGCACTTATTGGAAGATTAAGAGCTGCTTATGAAGAAAATGGTGGATTACCTGAGACTAATCCTTTTGCTAGTGGTTCCATAAGAATTTATCTTCGTGAGGTGAGAGATTCTCAATCTAAGGCAAGAGGAATTCCttacaagaagaaaaagaagaaaaggatTGCAATTAAACATAACGGGGATACCTCAACTTTGCCTATGCAGTGA